The Terriglobia bacterium genome has a window encoding:
- a CDS encoding cupin domain-containing protein: MQLKRSMEVTTEPIEGVPGVTVRWLWTAKDGAPSFALRLFEIEPRAATPQHSHSHEHEVYVLSGKGLVRGKSGQSSLVAGDTVLVLPHDEHQFLNTGNEPLRFLCAIPLPSQPAK; encoded by the coding sequence ATGCAACTGAAACGGAGCATGGAAGTAACAACTGAGCCTATCGAAGGAGTGCCTGGTGTGACGGTGCGGTGGCTGTGGACCGCCAAAGATGGCGCCCCGAGTTTTGCCTTGCGTCTGTTCGAGATCGAGCCCAGAGCGGCTACGCCGCAGCACTCTCACAGTCATGAGCATGAGGTATATGTGCTCAGCGGGAAGGGCTTGGTTCGAGGCAAATCGGGACAAAGTAGCTTGGTTGCAGGAGATACGGTGCTGGTACTGCCGCACGACGAACACCAGTTTCTTAACACTGGGAATGAGCCTCTTCGATTCCTTTGTGCCATTCCCTTGCCTTCACAGCCGGCGAAATAA